Proteins co-encoded in one uncultured Draconibacterium sp. genomic window:
- a CDS encoding bifunctional 3,4-dihydroxy-2-butanone-4-phosphate synthase/GTP cyclohydrolase II, producing the protein MTDIKLNTIPEAIAAIQKGEMVIVVDDEDRENEGDLIVASELISTEIVNFMASQARGLICVALTEQRCEELELNLMVGKNTSANETAFTVSVDAIHPEVTTGISAADRAVTIKMLVDKKTRPEQLGRPGHIFPLKAMERGVLRRTGHTEAAVDLARLAGLKPSGVLVEIMNEDGTMARLPQLYEFAQKHNLKLVAIKDLISFLFQSESLIERGEEVALPTDYGDFRIVPFRQKSNGAEHVALIKGEWEPNEPILVRVHSSCMTGDIFGSMRCECGDQLHASMEMIEKAGKGVIVYMMQEGRGIGLLNKIAAYKLQDQGLDTVDANIHLGFKADERDYGVGAQILSSLGVKKMRLLTNNPVKRIGLEGYGLQVTEIVPIEIAPNEHNQRYMKTKRDRMGHHLRKFNYDK; encoded by the coding sequence ATGACAGATATTAAGCTTAACACAATTCCTGAAGCCATTGCTGCTATACAAAAAGGAGAAATGGTAATTGTTGTTGATGATGAAGATAGGGAGAATGAAGGTGATTTAATTGTTGCTTCAGAATTGATCTCCACTGAAATAGTAAATTTTATGGCTTCGCAGGCGCGGGGCCTTATTTGCGTAGCCTTAACAGAGCAACGTTGCGAGGAGTTGGAGCTGAACCTGATGGTGGGCAAAAACACTTCGGCCAATGAAACGGCTTTTACTGTTTCGGTTGATGCGATTCATCCTGAAGTAACAACAGGTATTTCTGCTGCCGACCGCGCCGTTACCATTAAAATGCTGGTTGACAAAAAAACCCGACCGGAACAATTAGGTCGTCCGGGACATATCTTTCCTTTAAAGGCAATGGAACGCGGAGTGTTACGTCGTACCGGACACACCGAGGCTGCTGTTGATTTGGCTCGTTTAGCCGGTTTAAAACCTTCGGGTGTGCTGGTTGAAATTATGAACGAGGATGGAACAATGGCTCGTTTGCCACAATTATATGAGTTTGCTCAAAAACATAATCTGAAGCTGGTTGCCATTAAAGACCTGATTTCTTTTCTTTTCCAAAGCGAAAGCCTGATTGAAAGAGGAGAAGAAGTGGCGTTGCCAACGGATTACGGCGATTTCAGAATTGTTCCTTTCCGTCAGAAATCGAATGGTGCTGAACATGTTGCTTTAATAAAAGGCGAATGGGAGCCCAACGAGCCGATCTTGGTTCGTGTACACTCGTCGTGTATGACAGGTGACATTTTTGGATCAATGCGTTGCGAATGTGGCGATCAGCTGCATGCCTCAATGGAAATGATTGAGAAAGCCGGCAAAGGTGTAATTGTATACATGATGCAGGAAGGACGTGGTATTGGACTGCTGAATAAAATTGCTGCCTATAAATTGCAAGACCAGGGATTGGATACGGTAGATGCAAACATTCATCTTGGATTTAAAGCCGATGAGCGAGATTATGGTGTTGGTGCTCAGATATTAAGTAGTCTGGGCGTAAAAAAGATGCGTTTGCTTACCAATAATCCGGTTAAACGAATTGGGCTGGAAGGATATGGACTGCAAGTTACCGAGATTGTTCCGATAGAGATTGCTCCAAACGAGCACAATCAGCGTTATATGAAAACCAAACGCGACCGAATGGGGCATCATCTCCGAAAATTTAACTACGATAAATAG
- a CDS encoding RNA polymerase sigma factor: MQETDKNIIADLKDANKRDLAFHQLVSTYQERLYWHIRKIVMNHDDADDVLQNTFLKVWRSIDNFREESSLFTWLYRIATNESITFINSKKKKSFMPMNDASEFLMDNLASDPYFEGDEIQLKLQKAILRLPDKQRIVFNMKYFDDLKYDEMSKILDTSVGALKASYHHAAKKIEEYLKTTD, encoded by the coding sequence ATGCAAGAGACAGATAAAAATATAATTGCAGATTTAAAGGATGCAAACAAGCGCGATCTTGCTTTTCATCAACTCGTAAGCACTTACCAGGAGCGATTGTATTGGCATATCCGAAAGATTGTGATGAACCATGACGATGCCGACGATGTTTTACAGAACACCTTTTTAAAAGTGTGGCGCAGCATCGATAATTTTCGGGAAGAATCGAGCCTGTTTACCTGGTTATATCGTATTGCTACCAACGAATCGATAACGTTTATCAATTCGAAAAAGAAAAAGAGCTTTATGCCAATGAACGATGCTTCTGAGTTTTTAATGGATAATCTTGCTTCCGACCCTTATTTCGAAGGAGATGAAATTCAGTTAAAACTTCAGAAAGCAATTTTACGTTTACCCGATAAACAACGAATAGTATTTAATATGAAATATTTTGATGATTTAAAATATGATGAAATGTCGAAAATTCTGGACACATCAGTTGGAGCGTTAAAAGCATCCTATCATCATGCTGCAAAGAAGATTGAAGAATATTTAAAAACCACGGATTAA
- the ychF gene encoding redox-regulated ATPase YchF, protein MALKCGIVGLPNVGKSTLFNCLSSAKAQSANFPFCTIEPNLGVITVPDDRLTKLEELVKPQRVVPTTVEIVDIAGLVRGASKGEGLGNKFLGNIRETDAIIHVLRCFENENITHVDETIDPVRDKETIDIELQLKDLETVESRITKVEKQARTGNDPEAKRMYRILSKYKEVLMEGKSARTVEVDPSDAAAVKGLELLTNKPILYVCNVDEPAVIKGNAHVEAVKEAIKDENSEMLMIAAATEADIAELDDFEERQMFLDDLGLKEAGVSKLIKSAYKLLQLETYFTAGVKEVRAWTYHKGSKAPQAAGVIHSDFEKGFIRAEVIKYNDFITLGSELACKEAGKMSIEGKEYVVTDGDIMHFRFNV, encoded by the coding sequence ATGGCTTTAAAATGTGGTATTGTTGGTTTGCCAAACGTCGGAAAATCAACATTGTTTAATTGTTTGTCGAGTGCAAAAGCACAATCAGCAAATTTCCCTTTTTGTACAATCGAACCCAATCTTGGGGTGATAACTGTACCCGATGACAGATTAACAAAATTGGAGGAATTGGTAAAACCGCAACGCGTGGTTCCAACAACGGTTGAAATTGTAGATATCGCCGGGTTGGTTCGAGGAGCAAGTAAAGGAGAAGGTTTGGGGAATAAATTCCTGGGTAATATTCGCGAAACCGATGCAATTATTCACGTTCTGCGTTGTTTCGAAAACGAAAATATTACGCACGTTGATGAAACTATTGATCCGGTGCGCGATAAGGAAACTATTGATATTGAACTTCAGTTGAAAGATTTGGAGACTGTTGAAAGCCGTATTACTAAAGTTGAAAAACAGGCACGTACCGGAAACGATCCCGAAGCCAAACGTATGTACCGTATTCTGTCGAAATACAAAGAGGTGTTGATGGAAGGAAAATCGGCACGTACTGTTGAGGTTGACCCATCGGATGCAGCAGCTGTAAAAGGTCTTGAATTGCTGACAAATAAACCGATTCTATATGTTTGTAATGTTGACGAGCCTGCTGTAATTAAAGGAAATGCCCACGTTGAAGCCGTAAAAGAAGCCATAAAAGATGAGAATTCGGAAATGCTGATGATTGCAGCAGCAACAGAAGCCGATATTGCCGAACTGGATGATTTTGAGGAGCGCCAGATGTTTTTGGATGACCTTGGATTGAAGGAAGCCGGTGTAAGCAAACTGATTAAATCTGCCTATAAATTGCTTCAGTTGGAAACGTATTTTACCGCTGGAGTAAAAGAAGTGCGTGCATGGACTTACCATAAAGGAAGCAAAGCACCACAGGCTGCGGGTGTCATCCACTCTGATTTCGAAAAAGGATTTATTCGTGCCGAGGTGATTAAATACAACGACTTTATAACTTTAGGATCGGAGCTGGCCTGTAAAGAAGCCGGAAAAATGTCGATTGAAGGAAAAGAGTATGTTGTAACCGATGGCGATATAATGCACTTCAGGTTTAATGTTTAA
- the yajC gene encoding preprotein translocase subunit YajC yields the protein MLNSILLMMQPQEGSDANPLMSFLPLLLIIVVFYFFMIRPQVKRQKETRKFRESLQKGDKVVTTGGIYGKVIKIEETVIQLEISKDVVIKVDKNGIVKDMSDVQPQK from the coding sequence ATGTTGAATTCTATTTTATTAATGATGCAGCCACAAGAAGGTAGTGATGCCAACCCTTTAATGAGCTTTTTACCACTATTGCTGATCATCGTAGTTTTTTACTTTTTTATGATTCGCCCTCAGGTAAAACGCCAGAAAGAAACCCGTAAGTTTCGCGAAAGCTTACAAAAAGGCGACAAAGTAGTTACAACCGGTGGAATTTACGGAAAAGTAATAAAGATTGAGGAAACAGTAATACAACTCGAAATTTCGAAAGATGTTGTAATTAAAGTTGACAAAAACGGTATTGTAAAAGATATGAGCGACGTTCAACCACAAAAGTAA
- a CDS encoding DUF1573 domain-containing protein has translation MHKLAFIFLIIVLVSCEANKNNSNSEKHTTKELAPTEISFDEAVHNFGKLKAGEIVLHTFVLTNTGDNDFVIESLETDCGCVTTHFNKQPVPPGKTTLIEVEFNTAGLVGREYKTIEVLGNSKELKHLAIFAQVDNELIDIKY, from the coding sequence ATGCACAAACTGGCTTTCATATTCTTAATTATTGTTTTGGTTTCGTGCGAAGCCAACAAAAACAATAGTAATTCCGAGAAACATACGACAAAGGAATTGGCTCCAACCGAAATTTCGTTTGATGAAGCCGTTCATAATTTCGGAAAACTAAAAGCCGGAGAAATTGTATTACACACTTTTGTATTAACTAATACCGGCGATAACGATTTTGTAATTGAAAGCCTTGAAACCGACTGTGGTTGTGTAACAACACATTTTAACAAGCAGCCGGTGCCCCCCGGAAAAACCACTTTAATTGAAGTTGAATTTAACACTGCCGGGTTGGTTGGAAGAGAATACAAAACAATTGAAGTGCTTGGAAATAGCAAAGAATTAAAACATTTAGCTATTTTTGCCCAAGTTGATAACGAACTTATTGATATTAAATATTAA
- the nusB gene encoding transcription antitermination factor NusB, which yields MISRRIIRTKVLQVLYAYYSTDEKSINNTEKELFFCIHKSYDLYHYLLALVPEIADYAEGRIEIRRNKHQPTHEDLNPNTKFITNQVIQQLRSNNKLNTYLDQKKLNWKDHPELIKELYLMMIESDIYTEYMADSNRSYLNDRKFVEKLFNKIILISEDLYMMLEEQSIYWNDDVEFVISMISKTLRRFNELSDSEQSLMPMYKDQEDRDFTKNLLRKAIINHNELRVLIKEHSRNWDVERIAFMDILIMQLAITEFLYFPTIPTKVTLNEYIELSKFYSTEKSRNFINGILDKTLKDLKSTEKISKEGRGLIGE from the coding sequence ATGATTAGCAGAAGGATTATCCGCACAAAGGTTCTACAAGTATTGTACGCCTACTACTCCACCGACGAGAAATCGATCAACAACACCGAGAAAGAATTGTTCTTTTGTATCCACAAATCTTACGACCTTTACCACTACCTGCTGGCGCTGGTACCTGAAATTGCAGACTATGCAGAAGGCCGTATAGAAATCAGAAGAAACAAACATCAGCCAACACACGAAGATCTGAATCCGAATACCAAGTTTATCACCAATCAGGTAATTCAGCAGTTGCGTAGTAACAACAAACTGAACACTTATCTTGATCAGAAAAAACTGAACTGGAAAGATCATCCCGAGCTAATTAAGGAATTGTACCTGATGATGATTGAATCGGATATATACACTGAATATATGGCCGACAGCAACCGTTCGTACCTGAACGACCGCAAATTCGTTGAAAAGCTATTTAATAAGATCATCCTTATTTCGGAAGATCTGTATATGATGCTTGAAGAACAAAGCATTTACTGGAACGATGATGTGGAATTTGTGATTTCGATGATCTCAAAAACGCTGCGTCGTTTCAACGAACTTTCAGATTCGGAACAATCGTTAATGCCAATGTATAAAGATCAGGAAGATCGCGACTTTACAAAAAACCTGTTGCGTAAAGCCATCATCAATCACAACGAACTGCGTGTATTGATTAAAGAGCACTCGCGCAACTGGGATGTGGAACGCATTGCTTTTATGGACATTTTAATTATGCAGCTGGCCATTACCGAGTTCCTGTATTTCCCCACTATTCCTACAAAAGTAACGTTGAATGAATACATCGAGCTTTCGAAGTTTTACAGCACCGAAAAGAGCCGCAATTTTATTAACGGTATTCTGGACAAAACGCTGAAAGATTTAAAAAGCACCGAGAAAATAAGTAAAGAAGGACGCGGATTGATTGGCGAATAA
- a CDS encoding isochorismatase family cysteine hydrolase, producing MEIGTKGVEFIKEATPKENEIVLPYRQGFSSFWANSIQEHLEKLGTETIYIAGMLAEGCVTSHSRDAAENGYTPIAISDAIGSTSLRLLEASKKTLVLHTKAMITTEEFLQKK from the coding sequence TTGGAAATCGGCACAAAAGGCGTTGAATTTATAAAAGAAGCCACACCAAAAGAGAATGAAATTGTACTTCCGTACAGGCAAGGATTTTCCTCATTTTGGGCAAATTCAATTCAAGAACATCTGGAAAAACTTGGCACCGAAACGATATACATTGCGGGAATGCTTGCCGAAGGTTGTGTAACCTCCCATTCCAGAGATGCCGCAGAAAACGGTTATACGCCCATCGCAATTTCTGATGCTATCGGTTCAACAAGTTTGAGGCTGTTAGAAGCATCAAAGAAAACGCTTGTATTGCATACCAAAGCAATGATTACTACTGAAGAGTTTTTACAAAAAAAATAG
- a CDS encoding Crp/Fnr family transcriptional regulator has product MQQIFKTLNFIHEIELREELLENSQIIDFKKGDVIVREGEYVKVLPIVLEGNIRVYQTNGEREILLYYVEPGQTCIMSLSACFFNNESPSKAVATENTTIVAIPTRYITQWQKQYKSWNEYIIKTFRNRYDDLLSTFESVTFEHTDQRIMEYLNFRKEKDATNLIEISHQILANELGTTRVVVSRILKQFELSGKVVLHRRGIELI; this is encoded by the coding sequence ATGCAGCAAATATTCAAGACGCTCAACTTTATTCACGAAATTGAACTCAGAGAAGAACTGTTGGAAAATAGTCAGATTATAGATTTTAAAAAGGGAGATGTTATCGTGCGTGAGGGTGAATACGTAAAAGTACTCCCAATTGTTTTGGAAGGAAATATAAGAGTTTATCAAACCAATGGAGAACGAGAAATATTACTCTATTATGTAGAACCCGGACAAACCTGCATTATGTCGCTTTCGGCTTGCTTTTTTAATAACGAAAGTCCGTCTAAAGCGGTCGCAACTGAAAACACTACCATCGTAGCAATTCCCACTCGCTACATCACACAATGGCAAAAACAGTACAAATCGTGGAACGAGTATATCATCAAAACATTTCGCAATCGTTACGATGACCTGTTAAGCACATTTGAAAGCGTAACCTTTGAACATACCGACCAACGCATTATGGAGTACCTCAATTTCAGAAAAGAGAAAGATGCGACCAATCTAATCGAAATTTCCCATCAAATCCTGGCCAACGAATTAGGCACTACCCGCGTGGTGGTCTCCCGCATCCTAAAACAGTTTGAACTTAGTGGAAAAGTAGTATTGCACCGCAGAGGAATTGAACTGATTTAA
- a CDS encoding helix-turn-helix domain-containing protein, translating into MNDCNTFFLPLNDLLTVLNGKWKMRLILCLSSEPKRFNEMKKCHGISPRILSKELKELEMNGIIIKTEVKDSLNTVIYTLTEIGLELIPIIMQLQKWGDAHRHKVLAQIQQKK; encoded by the coding sequence ATGAATGACTGCAATACATTCTTTCTTCCATTAAATGATTTATTAACAGTGTTAAACGGAAAATGGAAAATGCGTCTTATTCTATGTTTATCATCTGAACCCAAACGCTTCAACGAAATGAAGAAGTGTCATGGAATTTCACCACGAATTCTTTCCAAAGAATTAAAAGAATTGGAAATGAATGGAATAATAATAAAGACAGAGGTTAAAGATAGCCTTAATACTGTAATTTATACTTTAACTGAAATAGGATTAGAACTTATTCCCATTATTATGCAGCTTCAAAAATGGGGAGATGCTCATCGACACAAAGTTCTAGCTCAAATACAACAAAAAAAGTGA
- a CDS encoding acyloxyacyl hydrolase: protein MKGNNIHWKDLLIFKLLLFISVIAHAQKANLPTSEINEYTLSENYKTIPDAFDSLYLSTPVIHRIGVEIRPAYIFPANPFFKNANKTSNPIKSAFSTHLKYSFRFYPNTLADKIYGSPYQGIGLAHYNLSRSNELGSPFSFYLFQGARVSQISQNLSLNYEWNFGLSLGWNPYDYENNPNNTVIGSKANAYINTNFYFSWALAENLNFNAGVAVTHFSNGNTKFPNAGLNTLGVKTGILYSFIPKKEAINLPPESMVPVFEEHISYDLVLFGSWRRTGVDFMETQVASPEAYPVMGFCFSPMYNLGYKLRLGISLDGFYDGSANVYTEDYISGTQQQFFKPPFNEQLALGISGRAEYVMPYFTVGLGIGKSFLYSKGDLKAYYQIIALKTEITRNSFVHIGYSVKDFHLPNFLMLGIGYRFNNKYPSFYRK, encoded by the coding sequence ATGAAGGGCAATAATATACATTGGAAGGATCTTCTCATTTTTAAACTTTTGCTTTTCATTTCGGTTATTGCTCATGCTCAAAAGGCAAATCTTCCGACCAGCGAAATAAACGAATACACACTTTCTGAAAATTACAAAACTATTCCTGATGCGTTCGACTCGCTTTATTTGTCCACCCCCGTTATTCACCGAATCGGAGTTGAAATTCGTCCGGCTTATATATTTCCAGCAAATCCTTTCTTTAAAAATGCAAACAAAACCTCAAATCCAATCAAATCTGCGTTCTCAACACATTTAAAATATTCCTTTCGTTTTTATCCTAACACCCTTGCCGACAAGATTTACGGAAGCCCCTATCAGGGAATTGGCCTGGCACACTACAACTTAAGCCGCAGCAATGAACTGGGAAGCCCGTTTTCATTTTACCTGTTCCAGGGAGCACGGGTGAGTCAGATTTCCCAAAATCTATCGCTAAACTACGAGTGGAATTTTGGTTTATCGCTTGGATGGAACCCCTATGATTACGAAAACAACCCCAATAACACCGTAATTGGTTCAAAAGCAAACGCCTACATCAACACCAACTTTTATTTTAGCTGGGCACTTGCAGAGAATCTGAATTTTAATGCAGGAGTGGCAGTCACTCATTTTTCTAACGGCAACACCAAATTCCCCAACGCCGGACTAAATACGTTAGGTGTAAAAACAGGAATTTTATACAGTTTCATTCCGAAAAAGGAAGCAATCAATCTCCCGCCTGAATCGATGGTTCCTGTGTTTGAGGAACATATTAGCTACGATCTTGTATTATTTGGCTCGTGGCGCCGTACCGGAGTTGATTTTATGGAAACCCAGGTTGCATCGCCGGAAGCTTACCCGGTAATGGGTTTTTGTTTTTCACCGATGTATAACCTGGGTTACAAACTTCGCCTGGGTATATCGCTCGATGGATTTTACGACGGAAGTGCCAATGTTTATACCGAGGATTACATTTCGGGTACACAACAGCAATTTTTTAAACCACCATTCAACGAGCAACTTGCTTTGGGAATATCGGGCCGCGCCGAATATGTTATGCCCTATTTTACAGTTGGATTGGGCATAGGTAAGAGTTTCCTGTACAGCAAAGGCGATCTTAAGGCTTATTACCAGATTATAGCACTGAAAACAGAAATTACCAGGAACTCTTTTGTTCACATTGGCTACAGTGTAAAAGATTTTCATCTGCCAAATTTCCTTATGCTGGGCATAGGCTACCGGTTTAACAACAAATACCCTTCATTTTACCGGAAATAG
- a CDS encoding rhomboid family intramembrane serine protease: MPLFRYYPSNPKNLDPEMEKKIFFHSLLFPAIFVLALWIVKIIELTSGLSFVEFGIYPRHINGLQGVLFSPFIHSDFSHLISNSLPFFILGFMLIYFYRRISYRIFFLLYILSGISTWIMGREAWHIGASGVVYAMATFHFVSGIIRSDVRLLTLSAIVVFLYGGLVWGLLPIRPEISWEGHLSGAIFGVALAFYYRKYIVRREKFDWEDEPDDDEEENDETYYFSESTYTHSINFAEDDSEKNETKHQQDS; this comes from the coding sequence ATGCCACTATTCAGATATTATCCAAGCAACCCAAAAAATCTGGATCCGGAGATGGAGAAGAAGATCTTTTTCCACAGTCTCCTGTTCCCGGCCATTTTTGTTTTAGCCTTATGGATTGTCAAGATAATAGAACTAACTTCGGGTTTAAGCTTCGTTGAATTTGGCATTTATCCACGGCATATAAACGGTCTGCAAGGTGTACTCTTCTCCCCTTTTATTCATTCCGATTTTAGCCACTTAATTTCCAACTCGCTGCCCTTTTTTATTCTGGGTTTTATGCTCATTTATTTCTACCGCCGTATTTCGTACCGCATCTTTTTTCTATTGTATATTTTATCGGGGATCAGTACATGGATTATGGGCCGCGAGGCCTGGCACATTGGCGCCAGCGGAGTAGTTTATGCAATGGCAACCTTTCATTTTGTAAGTGGTATTATCCGCTCCGATGTACGTTTGCTCACCCTCTCGGCAATTGTGGTTTTTCTGTATGGCGGACTGGTTTGGGGTTTGTTGCCCATCCGCCCCGAAATATCATGGGAAGGCCATTTGTCGGGAGCCATATTTGGTGTGGCACTTGCATTTTACTACCGGAAGTATATTGTTCGCCGCGAGAAATTCGACTGGGAAGACGAACCCGACGATGACGAGGAAGAAAATGATGAAACCTATTATTTTTCAGAATCAACATACACCCATTCAATTAACTTTGCTGAAGACGATTCGGAGAAAAACGAAACAAAGCACCAACAAGACTCGTGA
- a CDS encoding low specificity L-threonine aldolase: MFKGFASDNNSGVHPTILKAMEAANQGHVVGYGNDPFTAKAIDIFKEKFGASTEVFFVFNGTGANVLSLSTLTQSFNSIICAETAHIQEDECGAPEKFTGCKLIPVDPVNGKVTPEAVLPHLKGFDFEHHSQPKVISISQVTEMGTVYSPNEIKALADLAHKHNMYLHMDGARIANAAVALDMDFREFTIDCGVDVLSFGGTKNGMMMGEAVLFFNPELTKQTKYLRKQSMQLYSKMRFVGAQFIAYLENDLWKETASHSNKMAKLLEAEVAKIPEIKITQPVSANGVFAIVPKEIIEPLRERFFFYMWNEMLSEVRWMTSFDTTEEEIYDFVKLIKELLN, from the coding sequence ATGTTTAAAGGATTTGCAAGCGATAATAATTCAGGGGTACACCCTACTATTTTGAAAGCCATGGAAGCCGCCAACCAGGGACACGTTGTGGGTTATGGCAACGACCCGTTTACGGCTAAAGCCATAGATATTTTTAAAGAGAAGTTTGGAGCAAGCACCGAAGTATTTTTTGTTTTTAACGGCACCGGCGCCAACGTATTAAGCTTATCAACGCTTACCCAAAGTTTTAACTCGATAATTTGTGCCGAGACCGCGCATATTCAGGAAGACGAATGTGGTGCACCAGAGAAATTTACAGGCTGCAAGCTTATTCCTGTTGATCCCGTAAACGGAAAAGTAACGCCCGAAGCGGTGCTTCCCCATTTAAAAGGTTTTGATTTTGAACACCACTCGCAGCCCAAAGTAATTTCGATTTCGCAGGTTACTGAAATGGGAACGGTGTACTCGCCCAATGAAATAAAAGCGCTGGCTGATTTGGCGCATAAACACAATATGTATTTACACATGGACGGCGCACGAATTGCCAACGCAGCGGTTGCACTCGATATGGACTTCCGTGAATTTACTATAGATTGCGGTGTTGATGTGCTCTCGTTTGGAGGCACAAAAAACGGAATGATGATGGGTGAAGCGGTGCTGTTTTTTAATCCTGAGCTGACGAAACAAACCAAATACCTGCGTAAACAAAGTATGCAGTTGTACTCGAAAATGCGTTTTGTAGGTGCCCAGTTTATTGCCTATCTTGAGAACGACCTTTGGAAAGAAACAGCATCGCATTCCAATAAAATGGCGAAATTGCTGGAAGCTGAAGTGGCAAAAATTCCTGAGATAAAAATCACTCAGCCAGTTTCGGCAAATGGTGTTTTTGCTATTGTTCCGAAAGAAATTATCGAACCGCTGCGCGAGCGTTTCTTTTTTTACATGTGGAACGAAATGTTATCGGAAGTACGTTGGATGACTTCGTTTGACACCACCGAAGAGGAGATTTATGACTTTGTGAAGTTGATTAAAGAGTTGTTGAATTAA
- a CDS encoding GPP34 family phosphoprotein, whose amino-acid sequence MDQTIPLAQKIYFLGIHPEKGGIRSGSASVMHFVVIGTLLMDLYLQKKIKFEGKRVHVLSTKSDNELHRFVLGKMSQAKSPKKISTWISKLNYSQKFIRDEVQKGLVAKRMIRLEDKHFLFFKWKKPVILNKQVLYRMISEIDTQIFKGTTAEDELIFLSFLEPAAMLRIFYQDRRKRKQARERLKQMMVKNRVSGAVADAIATSQAIAASVAASAAAGAAATS is encoded by the coding sequence ATGGATCAGACAATTCCTTTAGCTCAAAAGATTTATTTTCTGGGTATTCATCCCGAAAAAGGTGGAATTCGTTCAGGATCTGCTTCTGTAATGCATTTTGTAGTTATCGGCACACTTCTGATGGATTTGTATTTGCAGAAGAAAATTAAATTTGAAGGAAAACGAGTTCATGTCCTTTCCACAAAGTCAGATAACGAACTGCATCGGTTTGTTCTTGGAAAAATGAGCCAGGCTAAATCGCCAAAAAAGATTTCAACCTGGATTAGTAAGCTCAATTATTCGCAGAAATTTATCAGGGATGAAGTGCAAAAGGGATTGGTAGCGAAACGAATGATACGATTGGAAGACAAACATTTTTTGTTTTTCAAATGGAAGAAACCGGTTATTTTGAATAAGCAGGTGTTGTACCGAATGATATCGGAGATTGATACCCAGATTTTTAAAGGAACAACAGCCGAAGATGAACTGATTTTTCTATCGTTTCTGGAACCGGCCGCTATGTTACGAATCTTTTATCAAGACCGGAGAAAGCGTAAACAAGCCAGAGAACGATTAAAACAAATGATGGTTAAAAACCGGGTGTCGGGTGCAGTTGCCGATGCTATTGCTACATCGCAGGCTATTGCCGCTTCGGTGGCAGCAAGTGCTGCGGCCGGAGCTGCCGCAACAAGTTAA
- a CDS encoding glutathione peroxidase, which yields MRKYIFFVLLFCTTSVAAQYKTLYDFSARTINGDTLHFSSLKGKKVLIVNTASECMLTPQYEKLQELYEEYGGNDFEIVAFPCNDFGKQEPGDNEAIKTFCAQYPISFTLMEKISIKNNPPPVYRWLMNSEENGTLDAKVWWNFQKFMINEDGKVVDFVRPPKSPLSNKIINWLNE from the coding sequence ATGAGAAAATATATCTTTTTCGTTCTGCTCTTTTGTACCACTTCGGTTGCAGCCCAATATAAAACATTGTATGACTTTTCGGCCCGGACAATTAATGGCGACACACTACATTTTTCGAGCCTGAAAGGCAAAAAGGTGCTGATTGTAAATACGGCATCAGAATGTATGTTAACACCACAATACGAAAAGCTGCAGGAATTGTATGAAGAATATGGTGGCAATGATTTTGAGATTGTTGCTTTTCCGTGTAACGATTTTGGGAAACAGGAACCGGGAGACAATGAAGCGATAAAAACTTTTTGCGCCCAATACCCCATCAGTTTTACGCTGATGGAAAAAATATCGATAAAAAACAATCCTCCGCCGGTTTACCGTTGGCTAATGAACAGTGAAGAAAATGGAACACTCGACGCAAAAGTGTGGTGGAATTTTCAAAAGTTTATGATTAACGAAGACGGTAAGGTGGTAGATTTCGTGAGACCGCCCAAGAGTCCGTTAAGCAACAAAATTATTAACTGGCTTAACGAGTAG